ttacaatttttaaatttataatgcATCATTGCTTGAAATGGAAGATGCAAGGAAAAGCAAACTTACCTATTATCGCCAGTAGCACATATACATGTGTATGAACAATGGCTACAGCCGCCATACATGTAGGTATGGTGAAGAAACATGCTTTCTAACTGATATTCATCCCTACCTTTGTTTTCCTCATAACCTACACAAAAGAATGCAACTGGTAGTAAAAAGATGGAAGCAGCCACTATACTGGGGGGCAAGACATGACTGTGACTTAAGAAAAAAAGTAGATCAGAAAGTGCCTTTTAAACCACCCCATTTATccaaaagagaagagaaggggCCTATGTATTTGCATGACCCCTGCAGATTTAACCCTATCTATACCCGAAGCCACTCCCCTAGAGGGTCTACCAAACCAAAGCCTTGTGGGCTGTCTTGACAAAATATTTTACAGTAAGTTGCAGGTACCCAATAAGAGAAGTGCAAGATCTAATTAGGAAAATATGAAGGATGATATAACAAAGTCAAGAAGACTAAATGAAATTTCCCATGAAAAAGTAGAACAATACTGACCTCAACATGAGCTTCAGAGCTTATGTCATTGGCATATTGAATGAGAGCAAGCTCTAAGCCGAACTTTATAACATGGCATTCAGTTAGGATAGGGTGCAATGCGTTTAAATTGTCCGGAACTTCTCAATACCCTCTACAGACCACAGGCATAACGAGTCAACAATCACTGTAGGAGTTTGAACTCCAACTAGAACTGCTTTAGGCATGGATATCAGCTGAATGTCATCTTTCCCAATTTGAAAAAGTAATTGACAAAAGGACATTATTGGGCAGGAAAAATGACAAGATAGCTAGACACTATGGATAGCTTCGAACTACCATCATCATTCACTAAATAACTGCTTGTAAACGATATATGGTactcattatttatttatatattttgaaacaGGTCACATATCTTATATAAATAGAAAGATTATACAAAGACTGTATAATCATCCATAATTACAGGACTGTAAAGAGACCAAGCTTACAGCTCCTCTATCATCTAGAAGGAGTCTAAAACATCAAAAATTGAATCATGATCTTCTACACATGTCTCTTTACACCAGAAATACAAAAGTACCAAACACTTCAAAATTATCTTCTGGATATGACTTGTTTTATCGTCAAAGCATCTTTTGTTCCTTTCTTCCCATATTGTCCATTAAATGGAGGTTGGAATGGCCTTCAGTCTCTCCTTCTGGCTTGAGTTGCCTCTAAGTTTATTTTCTTGAAGCAACTTATTCATCAGCATTTTTGCTTCTCAACAAATAACACACTGCCTAATTACTCTGCAGCAGCTAGAGTACAACTTGTTGTTGATCAGCCAATCAAATATGTAAACCAATACCTAATGTAATATGTTTACAAGGTAACACTAACTAgtaaaaaatcaaaagaataaagataaaagaaaagtcTGCAGCCTACACAACACGAACATCGATGGCAATGGAACTTGAGTCGCTTTTTGAGCGATCAAGTTGGAAGATGCAAACATCTCCTACTTTTAGCTTGTTGCTTGAAAAGAAATCATGCCAGCCTCTTGTAATACAAGCATATAAAGTCTTCCCACCATTGCAAATTCTCAGACTCACAGGACATGATTTACCCGAGGGACCTGTTAACGTTATGGTTGTATTCTGAAAGAGTGCATTCGACTGACAAAATTCTGTGGGTATATGCTGTCATAAGAGCACATTAAAGAAATTTAGGAAAAGATCATATTGGATATGTTTAGacaatacaataaaaaaattcattgttTATGTTGTCAAAGGTTTgggtaaaagaaaagaagagttaaaaGCTCACCATATAAGGAGAACGTTTTCTCACATTATATTCTTTTATTCTTGCCGTAAACTCAGAACTTCCTTTCATGCATTGGTAGTGAGGTTGATCTCCCtcaagtttccttttctctACAAAAGTAAGAAATAGAGCATCAAACCCAAATGAAATGTACATTGGACCACTCCTCTAGATTACCCTCCTTTCCATTTTACTGAAATACTCATCATAGACACGGCTTTAACAATGTTACAAAAGATGAAACTTTATTGATTGCCATAATAgtaccttctttttttttgacaagATTGATTGCCATAATAgtactaaaaaaattataccaaGTTAAAGTATACTTAGCAATAGTATATAGCTGATAGATTAGTAATCATTGCTAATCAAAACAAATCAGGAAATTAGTAGAAGTTTGTCTCAACAGCATATTTCCTCCAGTACAACTACAAGCATGTTTTCCGTGACAGATATGTCCCTAAATTAGACAACATATCTGTTCATAACAcacatttttaaattataattgacAATTAAATCTTTGTCTATATCCAAATTCAGCTTAGGAATATTAGATTCAACTGTAGGGAAGCGAAGCAAAAGAATCTGGCTTACAAAAGAAGAGGGTTTCTTTTAAGTTAAGTTttctttttgagttttatacACCAATACAGGAAAAATAACAATTTTAGGGAAATTACCTATTCCGCACTGAGTAGATTTCACCTTTTTCTCCTGGGAAGGTAGTTGTTGGCCATTTTCCAACAACTTTTTATCAGAACCAGTTGAATCAACAAGGGTAACAGTGAAATTCATGTTACCCAAGTACTCAAACACAGCAAAATCTCCAACTCTTAAGTTATAATTTTGCACAAATTCTTCCCAACCCTTATCAAACGAGATTTTACCCTTCTTGGATCGACCGATTTCAACATTCCATGTATCCTTGCCCTTTATTATAGTCCCCTTTTCTGATTTATCCCCTTTTAGCTTCGGACAAAAAGCTGGTGGAATTGTCTGCAATAACAGGTGAATTGAACAAagattggaaaaaaaagaagtaaaattgATACTAGCAAAAACACCATTAATTGGAAATCTTACAAATTTAGAGTGGAAACCAGGCACCATGACCTTGAAGAAACGTCTGCTAATGGGAAGTTCATGAGAAGAAGATGGCATTGTTAAGGGATAACAACTCTGAATTCGTCGGAGTAATGGATGTAGAGGTGGACTGAGCAATTTGTTTCTTTTATCACAGATTTTGCCCCAGGGTTCCGTCTGGAATTGTTTTAAGGGAAAAAGgtgttcatatatatatttctatcatttaaattaattgttgaataaaaaatcaaatatataactaaatgaattatttatatataagtcAACTTTATGaacaaaattaaagaatataTCAAgtcattttttcttgttttaatAACTCTCTCTCTCCTTTCTTGGTTTCGACAATATTTTTATGTCTGCAAATCggaattcaaatttgagttaTACTTTTCACACAATTTATTATTACTAGTTTTTCTACATGTGTGCTACACATGAatttcatatcatatatatatactaaaaatatttaatgcatGAATACTGGAAAACCAATCGAttacttataaaataaattgaaatatatcaaaagTTAACATTTTCGTATAATCTTAAGACTATTTATTGAATTAAGTCAAAAGACATACTCTTCGATTTCTTGAACTTTTTAGTAATTTCTATTTGTCTTTATTTATATGTGTGTTCAATTAAACCTTGGGCTAATTAACTAGAGTAAAACTACCTTACTAGACatacattcatatcatatatattaattctatttatacttttaaataattatgtattttaCC
This region of Solanum dulcamara chromosome 9, daSolDulc1.2, whole genome shotgun sequence genomic DNA includes:
- the LOC129904468 gene encoding B3 domain-containing protein REM8-like; this encodes MPSSSHELPISRRFFKVMVPGFHSKFTIPPAFCPKLKGDKSEKGTIIKGKDTWNVEIGRSKKGKISFDKGWEEFVQNYNLRVGDFAVFEYLGNMNFTVTLVDSTGSDKKLLENGQQLPSQEKKVKSTQCGIEKRKLEGDQPHYQCMKGSSEFTARIKEYNVRKRSPYMHIPTEFCQSNALFQNTTITLTGPSGKSCPVSLRICNGGKTLYACITRGWHDFFSSNKLKVGDVCIFQLDRSKSDSSSIAIDVRVV